Genomic window (Brevibacterium paucivorans):
CGCGGTGTTGAACACTTTTTGCACGTAGTCGTCTGAGTCGTTGTATGAGCGAATCGCCTTATCCCAACCGACCGACGATCCCACGTTCCCTGACTTGCACAGATATGCCACTGCGGTCACGGTAGCGTCGTCGATGTTGTTGGGGTCGGCGCGCTTGTCACCGTTCCCATCCTTGGCCATGCTTCGCCATGTCTGTGGCAAGAACTGCATGGGACCAACGGCGCGGTCGAATTCGGTGTCGCCGTCGAGACTCCCGTTGTCCGTGTCCTCGATCCGCTTGAATCCCTGACCGTTCAGCTGGGGACCCAGAATGTCCTTGTCAGCGTTGCCGTCATCTTTAATCTTGGCTCCGCCCAAGCGACCGTGGTTTGACTCAACCGCACCGATCGCGGCCAGCGTGTTCCAATTGAGGTTGCACGACGGGTGTTCGCGGCCGCCCCACAGCGTGGCCCCAACATAGGCCTGCAGAACGCGACGCGGGATGTTGGTTTTCTTCGATGTTTCGTCGAGCCAGTCCAGCGACAGGTTTGCTTTAGCAACAGCAGCGGGGTCCGCTGTTGGTGTCGAAGTTGGGTCATCACCCGATTCGCCCAGCGAATCTGCCGATGGCACAGGCGCAGGGTCTGGGGCTTGCGGTGACGCAGCCTGACTGCTCTCGGGCTGGAGGGACAGCTTGGTAATCACAACACCGGATCCCACCAGGAGGCCCAGAGCCAGGAGTCCCGCTAACGCAACGAACACTTTCGAGCCGGTGCCCATCAGTACCTCCTGCTGTTCAGTACGACCATGACGATGAAGCCAATCAGAATGGCGGCAAGAACGATTCCTGCGATGGAAATGGTCCACCACTCGTCGCCCAGTTGCCCTTTCACCTGGTCAATGTTCTTCTCGTGAGGCTTTGCCTCGGTCTGTTCAGGCTCATCGTCGGATGGCTGGAGCAGGTTCTGCTGCACAGCACTTCCGGCGCACGAGCTCAAGATGTTTGAAGTGACCAGCGACCGGGCAGTGTCTACCGTGTCACCCACGGCGAACTTCATTTTGTATCCCTTTGAGCCCACCTTGAGTTCAAGTTCGTATTCGCCCACCTTGTTGAAACCAAACGTGAGCGCACCG
Coding sequences:
- a CDS encoding lytic transglycosylase domain-containing protein, giving the protein MGTGSKVFVALAGLLALGLLVGSGVVITKLSLQPESSQAASPQAPDPAPVPSADSLGESGDDPTSTPTADPAAVAKANLSLDWLDETSKKTNIPRRVLQAYVGATLWGGREHPSCNLNWNTLAAIGAVESNHGRLGGAKIKDDGNADKDILGPQLNGQGFKRIEDTDNGSLDGDTEFDRAVGPMQFLPQTWRSMAKDGNGDKRADPNNIDDATVTAVAYLCKSGNVGSSVGWDKAIRSYNDSDDYVQKVFNTANNIARVAAPAPAPAPATVPANNGQRR